The Tissierellales bacterium genome includes the window AGAACAACACGCTATTTTAGCTACATCTTCTAATTCTATATTTTCTGTTAGATTTTCTTCAATATAATCTATAGCTCTATTCATACGGACTAACCATTCCATGTGCTACTTCTCCCCTTTCTATATATACACGATACTACTTAACCTAAATATCTTCTCCACATTTTGTGCACGAAAATGTATACTTCTTGCAAATACTCATAACTATCCACAAAACACTACTCATTATAGATACGACCATCACTAATACCCAAAATCCAAATTCATCTATCACATAGCTACCCATTAATGTAGAAAAAGGCATTATCGCCATTGAAAATGTAGTTACAAAAGAATCAACTTTCCCAATCATATTTGATGGAACTTCTCTTTGCATGAATACCGATATTGGAACGTTTATATATACTCCTATAGCTCCATCTAGAAATAGTAAAGCTACATGTATTGCAAAGAAAACTATAAAATTCCCATTAAACATCATATACACTATAAAATTAGCTGACAAAGCTACTATATACATTGTCTTAAAAGATATTCCACTATAATAATGAGCGAATAAATCGTTTATATCTCTCTTTTTTATCCACTGAGTCATAGCTATAGAACCTAGTGAAGTCATTGCTGCTGCAAATGATAAGAATGCTGGTGATGTCTGTGCTACTTGATTGAAAAAATATGTAAATCCATTTCGCGCAAGTGGCTCGTATATAAAATTTGAAAATAGGGATATGAAAAGTATCCACGTAAGTGCTTTTAATCCAAGCAAGCATTTACAACCTATTTTGAAATCTCTTATTATAGTCTTAAATTTAAACTCCTCATCATGTTTCTCTTTCGTATCTACATTTATTCTCGACTCAAATAAAGCGGATATGATAAAACTCATGCCATTTAATACTAATATCCCCTCTATATTTATCAGTGCATAAATTATACCCGCAAACATTATTCCTAGAATTCGCTTTACGCTATTTATCATATATATGACGGAATAACCTTCAACTAAATCGTCTTTGTCTATTACAAACCGAATTGCGGC containing:
- a CDS encoding MFS transporter, which encodes MKTKLFKNKAYSQLFWGKFISDIGSQFYLFSLSWYFLDLTESAVVVGYFLSFRLLLYIISAPIGGIISDRLDRIKLLVICDYIRGFVILATFGIVMKTQNQDMILASFYIATFIHGICDALFIPSSTAAIRFVIDKDDLVEGYSVIYMINSVKRILGIMFAGIIYALINIEGILVLNGMSFIISALFESRINVDTKEKHDEEFKFKTIIRDFKIGCKCLLGLKALTWILFISLFSNFIYEPLARNGFTYFFNQVAQTSPAFLSFAAAMTSLGSIAMTQWIKKRDINDLFAHYYSGISFKTMYIVALSANFIVYMMFNGNFIVFFAIHVALLFLDGAIGVYINVPISVFMQREVPSNMIGKVDSFVTTFSMAIMPFSTLMGSYVIDEFGFWVLVMVVSIMSSVLWIVMSICKKYTFSCTKCGEDI